One Lutzomyia longipalpis isolate SR_M1_2022 chromosome 4, ASM2433408v1 DNA segment encodes these proteins:
- the LOC129794588 gene encoding BTB/POZ domain-containing protein 2-like, protein MKCSRKSCRELWDRFQKLKGNDNHADIVFILHPHELKIPAHKLILSLASTRFLREFSENHVKSTEKEVYQLTDIDPQLFDAFLTFIYTADVELCPEIAFGLIKLAKMYEMDELREICTNYILETLNECNIWTYFGHSVDMLDEDGGGLLRNKCLDFISNSNGGIFNQPSFLGVPRGGIKLLLALESIRVTESELLEVIIKWIDSHTADGQRQRRREHLGDLLHLIHFPTMSSTEFSRLVHKYPDILTDEEVREILLAISEVPNTPCTFPRHPRMRLPRILSNGSSHLRIVFQFNNISEALEKSQDLGITFKMQSKEETFVSGIGILVDHHFDQSIHGKICVQINTDCGWKDDSFPSIEGGHQLNHGNKYKLLFLVFEEIVKITPLMWYKITLSTNCDKVLRVEGKFCETVKMSETENVKFIRQHKSSSIPLILFK, encoded by the exons ATGAAGTGTTCGAGGAAATCATGCCGAGAGCTGTGGGATCGCTTTCAAAAGCTCAAAGGCAATGACAATCACGCTGATATTGTATTCATTCTCCATCCacatgaattgaaaattcctgcacacaaattaattctctcaCTCGCAAGTACGCGCTTTTTGAGAGAGTTTTCGGAGAATCATGTAAAGAGCACGGAGAAAGAAG TATATCAACTAACAGACATAGATCCTCAACTATTTGATGCCTTTCTCACCTTCATCTACACGGCAGACGTGGAATTATGTCCGGAAATTGCCTTTGGGCTGATTAAATTGGCGAAAATGTACGAAATGGATGAGCTGAGGGAAATTTGTACGAACTACATCCTCGAGACACTCAATGAATGCAACATTTGGACATACTTTGGTCACTCTGTGGATATGCTGGACGAAGATGGTGGGGGTTTACTCAGAAACAAGTGCCTTGACTTCATCTCTAATTCCAACGGTGGTATCTTCAATCAACCCAGCTTCTTGGGGGTGCCTCGGGGTGGCATCAAATTGCTACTAGCGTTGGAATCAATTAGAGTGACTGAAAGTGAATTGCTCGAGGTAATAATTAAGTGGATTGATTCTCACACTGCTGATGGGCAAAGACAACGACGACGTGAACATCTCGGTGATTTACTGCATCTCATCCATTTTCCCACAATGTCCTCCACGGAGTTTAGTCGTCTTGTGCACAAATATCCAGATATTCTAACGGATGAAGAGGTGCGTGAAATATTGCTGGCCATTTCGGAAGTTCCCAACACTCCTTGTACATTTCCCCGACACCCTCGAATGCGCTTACCAAGAATTCTATCCAATGGAAGCTCCCACCTTAGGATTGTCTTTCAATTCAACAATATTTCAGAAGCTCTGGAAAAATCGCAAGACTTGGGGATTACATTCAAAATGCAAAGTAAGGAGGAAACTTTTGTGTCTGGTATTGGAATTCTTGTTGATCACCATTTTGATCAATcaattcatggaaaaatttGTGTTCAAATTAACACAGACTGTGGATGGAAGGATGATTCATTTCCATCCATTGAGGGAGGTCATCAATTGAATCATGGGAATAAATACAAACTTCTCTTTCTCGTATTTGAGGAAATTGTAAAGATTACACCTCTTATGTGGTACAAAATTACCTTATCTACCAATTGCGATAAAGTGTTGCGAGTTGAGGGGAAATTTTGTGAGACAGTGAAAATGAGTGAAacggaaaatgtgaaattcatCAGGCAACATAAGAGTAGCAGCATTCctttgatacttttcaagtAG
- the LOC129794607 gene encoding mitochondrial proton/calcium exchanger protein: MNVLVRRGNFINCRNLRYTGGSEGGSRLTHNGTTLTRRLSRLDGAQLNLPAYHWRHYSANALGAVTTVPRDIHRPPVRSLSVSARRLEQPSSKVEETVKSIKQENEVKAKATEAEAATVAERGLAPVPEKAVVKKSIGQRVWAEILHYYHGFRLLGIDMRVSCKLLWKILNGEKLTRREYQLLIRTTSDLFRLVPFSVFIIVPFMELLLPVFIKFFPGMLPSTFQTAKDRDDKLKQNLKVKLEMAKFLQRTLDEMSVQHKEHRSEAAKDFSMFVAKTREAGEPPAPEEIMKFSKLFADEITLDSLSRQQLMAICRVLEVGTIGTNAFLRFQLRMKLRTLAVDDRMIQKEGVDALNYAELQAACRSRGMRAYGMSEERLKQQLVEWIDLSLNEKVPPSLLLLSRAMMLPEHIPTSDKLKATISVLPEQVVAQTKAAIGEREGKIDNRTKLEIIKEEVRKIKEEKDEETETAAQVEASKKDAEELIDKAQTIILESAMAVDKEVATVLDKAAEKPAEISSKDLEVLTDALGEISKDKKVLLVEKEQIKDLKEEIADYAEDVKELNAVVKPTDKIHESTAAKLLHKRVNKMIGKLDKVLEDLEKKEQKLKSDIEHIASSEEELAQKEKEQQKEKEEQLVYVDELMLAIKKIQKVDDDSKIHQIYGILGKLDDDRDGRLKVDDVLKVMEMIAKDNVKLSEKQFDELLELIAKEEILGNEDKIEKEMNKQLAAAKEEAATALPPPAAAEKVDAMQKKLIVDPDTVTEAVERQKEKILPSNGIPPIPPPLPSASGEKTKNSKTL; this comes from the exons ATGAATGTGTTAGTACGAAgaggaaattttataaattgccGCAATCTAAGGT ACACCGGCGGCAGTGAGGGTGGAAGTCGCTTAACACACAATGGGACTACACTCACGAGGAGGCTAAGTCGACTAGATGGTGCACAACTCAATCTTCCAGCTTACCATTGGCGACACTACAGTGCAAATGCCTTAGGAGCTGTCACGACAGTACCACGAGACATCCATCGTCCACCGGTGAGATCGTTGTCGGTGTCTGCACGACGTCTCGAGCAACCCTCGTCGAAGGTTGAGGAGACAGTAAAGAGTATAAAGCAGGAGAATGAGGTGAAGGCAAAAGCCACAGAAGCTGAAGCAGCAACAGTGGCTGAACGTGGCTTGGCACCTGTTCCAGAGAAGGCGGTGGTTAAGAAGAGCATAGGGCAACGGGTATGGGCGGAAATTCTTCACTATTATCACGGATTTCGATTGTTGGGCATTGATATGCGCGTAAGCTGCAAATTGctgtggaaaattctcaatgggGAAAAACTCACACGGAGAGAGTATCAACTACTAATACGAACAACGTCCGACCTTTTCCGCCTTGTACCTTTTTCCGTATTCATCATTGTTCCCTTTATGGAGCTCCTGCTGCCggttttcattaaattctttccgGGTATGCTACCGTCGACATTTCAAACGGCTAAGGATCGGGATGATAAGCTAAAGCAGAACTTGAAGGTGAAATTGGAAATGGCAAAGTTCCTCCAAAGGACACTCGATGAGATGTCGGTGCAACATAAAGAGCACAGAAGCGAGGCGGCCAAGGATTTCAGTATGTTTGTCGCAAAGACAAG ggaAGCAGGAGAACCACCAGCCCCGGAGGAAATTATGAAATTCTCCAAACTCTTTGCCGATGAAATCACACTGGATTCTCTGAGTCGGCAGCAACTGATGGCCATCTGTCGAGTGCTGGAGGTGGGAACAATAGGTACGAATGCCTTCTTGCGCTTCCAATTGCGCATGAAGCTACGAACATTGGCAGTGGATGATCGTATGATACAGAAGGAGGGTGTGGATGCACTCAATTATGCCGAACTCCAAGCAGCATGTCGATCGCGTGGCATGCGAGCGTATGGGATGTCAGAGGAACGGCTGAAGCAGCAACTTGTGGAGTGGATTGATTTGAGTCTCAATGAGAAGGTACCACCATCACTGCTGCTCCTATCACGCGCCATGATGCTACCAGAACACATTCCGACCAGTGATAAGTTGAAGGCAACAATCTCAGTGCTTCCGGAGCAGGTGGTGGCGCAGACGAAGGCTGCCATTGGTGAGCGTGAGGGTAAGATTGATAATCGTACAAAATTGGAGATTATCAAGGAGGAAGTGCGAAAGATCAAGGAGGAGAAGGATGAAGAAACCGAGACAGCAGCTCAGGTGGAAGCAAGCAAGAAGGATGCCGAAGAGCTCATTGACAAAGCCCAAACAATTATTCTCGAGAGTGCAATGGCTGTGGATAAAGAGGTGGCAACTGTGTTGGATAAGGCAGCTGAAAAGCCCGCGGAGATTTCATCAAAAGATCTCGAAGTACTCACAGATGCTCTTGGTGAGATTTCCAAAGATAAGAAGGTACTCCTTGTGGAGAAGGAGCAAATTAAGGATCTCAAGGAGGAGATTGCTGACTATGCGGAAGATGTTAAGGAACTCAACGCGGTGGTTAAGCCAACTGATAAAATTCACGAATCAACAGCAGCTAAGCTCCTTCATAAGCGTGTGAATAAGATGATTGGAAAGTTGGATAAGGTACTTGAGGATTTGGAGAAGAAGGAACAAAAGCTCAAGTCTGACATTGAGCACATTGCGTCGTCTGAGGAGGAATTGGCGCAAAAGGAGAAGGAACAGCAGAAGGAGAAGGAGGAACAGCTGGTGTATGTGGATGAGCTCATGTTGGCCATCAAGAAGATCCAAAAGGTCGATGATGATtcgaaaattcatcaaatttatGGGATTCTCGGGAAATTGGATGACGATCGGGATGGAAGACTCAAAGTCGATGACGTCCTCAAG GTGATGGAGATGATTGCAAAGGACAATGTTAAATTGAGCGAAAAACAATTTGATGAATTGCTTGAATTGATTGCCAAGGAAGAGATTCTCGGCAATGAAGATAAAATTGAGAAGGAGATGAACAAACAACTAGCTGCGGCTAAAGAGGAGGCAGCAACTGCCCTTCCACCACCAGCTGCTGCGGAAAAGGTTGATGCGATGCAGAAGAAGCTCATTGTTGATCCAGATACGGTGACAGAAGCTGTGGAACgacaaaaggagaaaattctaCCCAGCAATGGGATTCCACCGATTCCACCACCACTACCAAGTGCGTCCGGGGAAAAGACGAAAAATAGCAAAACATTGTGA
- the LOC129794615 gene encoding U6 snRNA-associated Sm-like protein LSm1 translates to MDGTAHLLEEVDKKLMVLLRDGRTLIGYLRSVDQFANLVLHRTIERIHVGNEYGDIPRGVFIIRGENVVLLGEIDREKETNLPLKEVSVDDILDAQRREQEQRHERHKLISKALKERGFNVNADLAHDDLY, encoded by the coding sequence ATGGACGGAACTGCCCATTTACTGGAGGAAGTGGATAAGAAGTTAATGGTACTTCTGCGTGATGGACGGACTCTTATTGGATACCTCCGGAGTGTTGATCAATTTGCAAATCTTGTTCTACATCGAACAATTGAGCGTATTCATGTGGGTAATGAGTACGGAGACATTCCTCGTGGAGTCTTCATCATTCGTGGGGAGAATGTTGTTCTTCTCGGGGAGATTGATCGTGAAAAGGAAACTAATTTACCCCTCAAAGAAGTCTCCGTGGATGACATTCTCGATGCACAGCGTCGAGAGCAGGAGCAACGTCATGAAAGACACAAACTCATCTCCAAGGCACTCAAGGAGCGTGGTTTCAATGTAAATGCTGATCTAGCTCACGATGACCTCTACTGA
- the LOC129794608 gene encoding rho GTPase-activating protein 19, which produces MSNRLLADRLRFENSEQFTILVRMHLSFELDLNTEEFENEPEDRGGIFRKLNRLHRKAKGCASSVKTSSPTDARKHAPTPEMLRSMEKLMNFLEEEQNIVQEGIFRRTGALSRQADLKNDLTQGQNVDFAAGTFTVHDCASVLKAFLAELPEPLLTDAYHSAHCQLAQLMATGGTTDGLNGRLTNSLQLLFLLLPDENRQLLERLLALLNHTTHFQDKNKMSPSSLATLFTPHLICPRKLSPEALHVMSQQMSPVVAFMITMGSSLFEIPNKLATDIQAYFAEQTKKRSLTPGQVLEESVDSTAATVFSFVDREKTAQAHNSNYTTDTALAQLYAHIQSLPESSRKRKLIKQFNKENGQGTPLMMNREKSAKLSLGDSIKRHIFQRSLISRTPKRVRTPLRNISETPPHPYSTEKRPQTRVLFQTLQLAPSPPTALPVTPVTAQKSPQFAEKSTKSVDEDDVPPRLSRKFPSEPNLWCGTKHGILEESGRSQSLSNVASEKCMRLSGKIGEVCSLNHSDESSDRSLISPITKSTRRMPKYMQESIMTPRSRKPVMLLGATLGGSVSDERSQQLDDCDFREEDEDEYASSDKSDDKEGTEALTSPFRDYLFTRSVLTASPADLSFSSQPGDFGSATDIRDLSESEMSESLLFCLDGNQPQGVDLSTINEEDLPAVGGGVVTKKRCLHATTTEGLDETSL; this is translated from the exons ATGTCTAACCGGCTTCTTGCAGATCGTCTGCGATTTGAAAATAGTGAACAATTTACAATTCTTGTGCGGATGCACCTGTCTTTTGAATTGGATCTCAACACGGAGGAATT tgaaaatgaACCAGAAGATCGTGGAGGAATCTTCCGGAAACTAAATAGGCTACATCGTAAAGCCAAAGGATGTGCTTCTTCGGTGAAGACTTCAAGTCCCACGGATGCACGGAAGCATGCACCAACACCGGAGATGCTGCGTAGCATggagaaattaatgaatttcctgGAGGAGGAGCAAAATATCGTACAAGAGGGCATCTTTCGTCGTACGGGGGCTCTCTCGAGGCAGGCTGATCTCAAAAATGACTTGACCCAGGGGCAGAATGTTGATTTTGCCGCAGGAACCTTCACAGTACACGATTGTGCCAGCGTTCTCAAGGCATTCCTTGCTGAACTCCCTGAACCCCTTCTGACTGATGCCTACCATTCAGCACACTGCCAGCTGGCACAGCTTATGGCAACTGGTGGTACAACTGATGGACTCAATGGGAGACTCACTAATTCCCTTCAGCTACTCTTTCTCCTTCTTCCCGATGAGAATCGACAACTTCTGGAGCGTTTGCTTGCCCTCCTCAATCACACGACACATTTTCAggataaaaacaaaatgtcCCCATCCAGCTTAGCCACCCTCTTTACACCCCATCTCATCTGTCCGCGTAAACTTTCCCCCGAAGCCCTACACGTTATGTCACAGCAAATGTCTCCAGTGGTGGCCTTCATGATCACAATGGGGAGTTCCCTATTTGAAATTCCTAATAAGCTGGCAACGGATATTCAAGCATACTTTGCTGAGCAGACAAAGAAACGCTCATTAACACCTGGACAGGTTCTCGAGGAATCCGTGGACTCAACAGCAGCCACAGTCTTTAGTTTTGTTGATCGCGAAAAAACAGCTCAGGCTCACAATTCAAATTACACAACTGACACCGCTCTGGCCCAGCTGTACGCCCACATTCAGAGCCTCCCGGAATCATCGCGAAAGCGAAAActtattaaacaatttaacaaagaaaatggacaag GAACACCACTTATGATGAACCGCGAAAAAAGTGCTAAACTTTCATTGGGAGACTCCATCAAGAGACACATTTTCCAGAGAAGTCTCATTTCCAGGACGCCCAAGAGAGTGAGGACACCACTGAGGAATATTTCAGAA ACACCACCACATCCATATAGCACAGAGAAGCGGCCACAGACACGAGTTCTCTTTCAAACTCTCCAACTTGCTCCATCCCCTCCTACTGCTCTTCCTGTGACTCCTGTAACCGCCCAAAAATCCCCCCAGTTTGCTGAAAAATCAACCAAAAGTGTGGATGAGGATGATGTACCACCGAGGCTATCGCGAAAATTTCCCTCAGAACCTAATCTGTGGTGTGGTACAAAGCACGGAATTTTGGAAGAAAGTGGAAGGAGCCAGAGTCTTTCGAATGTTGCAAGTGAGAAATGCATGAGACTCAGTGGGAAGATTGGGGAGGTTTGTAGTCTCAATCATTCAGACGAAAGTTCCGATAGGAGTCTCATTTCTCCCATTACCAAATCTACACGAAGAATGCCCAAATATATGCAG GAGTCAATAATGACACCAAGATCGAGAAAACCAGTTATGCTTTTGGGAGCTACTCTCGGGGGTTCTGTTTCGGATGAGAGAAGCCAGCAGTTGGATGACTGTGACTTCCGTGAGGAGGATGAGGATGAATATGCATCATCGGATAAATCAGACGACAAAGAGGGTACGGAAGCACTAACGAGTCCCTTTCGTGACTACCTCTTTACCCGTAGTGTTCTCACAGCTAGCCCAGCGGATTTGTCATTTTCCAGCCAACCTGGGGATTTTGGGTCAGCCACTGACATTCGAGATCTCAGTGAATCGGAAATGAGTGAGAGTCTTCTATTTTGCTTGGATGGCAATCAACCGCAAGGTGTGGATTTGAGTACAATCAACGAAGAGGATTTACCGGCTGTGGGGGGAGGTGTGGTAACAAAGAAGCGTTGCCTGCATGCCACCACCACTGAAGGACTCGATGAGACATCCCTGtga